The segment ATAGACAGAGCCTGCTACCGTGGGGACAAGGGTAGTTGACTCTGCTGTTATTTTGTCATCCATTAAGTGAGGGAGATGATCACCAAGGTCTTTGTTGACTTGTACGTTTCATAATCTCCTTGTTGACTATGAACCTTATTCGATAAACAACTCAACACCACTTATTTAGTGGGCTCGAACTTGTATTTTCTACTGAATATTGTACTATCTAACACAACCAAAAGGAGACTGGAAATTTTGTCTCAGTTTTGAAGAGTAGAATGCTTCCAAGTccaaaatgaatagtttggtgTAATGCTTGGAAGTCtaatggagagagagagagcccCACTTCCCCGTTTTATTTTACCATATTAAAATCATGCATAGTTGTTGGTGCTTCTTCCAACTTTCTCTTTGACTTCCTTGAAGGCAATATACTTCACTGCATCATCACTTTTTTAGGCACCAACTTTGATTTATATGGTCTTCTCTGCAGTGTTGTCCATATACAgaaattttaactttgattATTCAGACTGGAAAGTGGAAACTGCCCCATTATATAAACTAGTGAAGTGGCCACACGTATTTGTTATGTGGTCTTCAAATAATCATTCTTTTGAACTTCGGACTTGAGAGACAGCGGCTTTGGGGCTACGGCTGTGTATTTTTCTTTAGGTGAGGGCTATTGATTCTAGTATTTTTCAGTTTGCTCTGTTTAACTTGTTGGAAGTTGAATGATGCATATTGGTATTGttgttattcttttttctttttggttaatTATTCTTAATGGGCAATTTTTCATTGATATCTGTTTACAGTATGATTTGTTCATGTGCTTCCATCTGTTTTTAGCCCTTAAAAGTAACTATTCTTGTGAGCAGGTTGGTGGTTCTGGTACTGCCAGTTGAATTTTGTCAGTAGTTAAAGTAAATGGGACTTTCTCTTTCCTTGCTCTTCTCCACTTGGAATGAACTCTTGCAGAACTTTTTTGGTATCAAAAACACCATGGAGAAAGTTGTTAAAAGGTCCACAAGCTTTGGGAAGAAAGGTGCAGAGATGGCCTTGAGAACAAAAAGCTTCAAGGAAGGAGATTCAGAAACCATTAGCAAGTCTGATCCATCTGATAAAAAGAAGATAGAGAAGTCAATAAGCTTCAAAGACTGGGATTCCGAGGTATCAAGGCTTAAGGCATTTGAACCATCTGAAGAAGAAACTTTTGACCGAGAGAGTTCAGGTTCAGTCTCATTGAAGGATAAAGCTCATGAGGCAGTTCAAATAACAAAACCCACAATATTGCTCCCTGAACCAGTGACAATTTTTTCTCCAAGGCCTGTTAGTGAGCTTGATGCTGCTGCCACTAAGGTTCAAAAAGTCTACAAGAGTTACCGGACAAGAAGAAATCTTGCTGATTGTGCTGTTGTGGTCGAAGAGCTCTGGTTTGTCTCTTGATGATCCAAAGTTCTTGGTGATTCACTGTTTGTTACTTTGTTCTTTCtgatatttcttatataaattcaCTTGTGGCAGGTGGAAGGCTTTAGATTTTGCAGCTCTGAAGCGATGCTCAGTATCTTTCTTCAACATTGAGAAAGCAGAAACTGCTGTTTCACGCTGGTCACGGGCCAGAATAAGGGCAGCTAAAGTAATTCTAAGTTGTCACTGCAACTGAGTGATTGAAACATGTTATGTTTGTCTGCTTCTGACATTAAAGATGCAACTCATTTCTGTTTGTAGGTTGGGAAAGGTTTGTCCAAAGATGAGAAGGCTCAGAAACTAGCTCTGCAGCACTGGCTTGAAGCTGTAAGTCCACACCTTTCCATTTGATCGCTTAATTCACTGTTTGAAACTCTCAATCTGAATTTGAGTTGCTCTTGGAAGGATCCATTTGAATGGCAAAAATTCATATCTAATTACACTTTCTGTTGTAAATTGGTGGAAAAATTCTGAGGCTTTGGCCTTGATTTGTGAGCTTAACAAATACTCTTAACATCCTGTAATATTTACAAGGAACACTTTGCTTTGTCATTTCAAGTCAGTCAACTAAATTGctgaatttttgtttatagaAAATGCTGCTTTGTTATGATCTTGATACAAACTTCTCAGTATTAcgttaaaacttaaatttggtttCGGGGCCTTGGATGAATTTATAGCATTTGGCGAGTCAAATGATTGGCAGGATATGTATCTTGAATTAGGTAGTCATCTACATAAATTTATGAAGCTTGattgtttctttttgttttgcagATTGATCCTCGCCATCGTTATGGGCACAATTTACATTTCTACTACGATGCCTGGTCTGATAGCAAGAGTACCCAACCTTTCTTTTACTGGTAAATATGCTAATGCTCATTGAATCACCTTCTTTACACAAACTGAATATTGCCCATCTTTTACCAATCCTCTGAACTTTAAATTCCCTCCTGAACTGAAGGCTGGATATTGGAGATGGTAAAGAACTGAATCTTGAGAGATGCCCAAGGAATGATCTACAGCGACAATGCATTAAATATCTTGGACCAGTAAGTTTTATCATCACTATATTTTGTACTCCTCCATCCCCACCTAAAAACCCCACATAATTTATTAGTCTATATTATGCTTATCCACTCCA is part of the Mangifera indica cultivar Alphonso chromosome 13, CATAS_Mindica_2.1, whole genome shotgun sequence genome and harbors:
- the LOC123194289 gene encoding IQ domain-containing protein IQM1-like; the protein is MGLSLSLLFSTWNELLQNFFGIKNTMEKVVKRSTSFGKKGAEMALRTKSFKEGDSETISKSDPSDKKKIEKSISFKDWDSEVSRLKAFEPSEEETFDRESSGSVSLKDKAHEAVQITKPTILLPEPVTIFSPRPVSELDAAATKVQKVYKSYRTRRNLADCAVVVEELWWKALDFAALKRCSVSFFNIEKAETAVSRWSRARIRAAKVGKGLSKDEKAQKLALQHWLEAIDPRHRYGHNLHFYYDAWSDSKSTQPFFYWLDIGDGKELNLERCPRNDLQRQCIKYLGPKEREAYEVTVESGKLVHRQTGVLLDTTVGYKWIFVLSTSRALYVGQKKKGVFQHSSFLSGGATTAAGRLVAHDGVLEAIWPYSGHYLPTEDNFKEFISFLEEHNVDLTNVKRCAIDDDYNSFKDTVEKPKPKEAEDDLPITDSTKTDAVDGSRPFGDEFNKENSNGTNAAAAEAPVYDLSKRLSCKWTSGVGPRIGCVRDYPPNLQSQALEQVNLSPRVTPGSTRNFAPIPSPRPSPRIRVSPRLAYMGLPSPRVSTNNAN